The Rhodococcus sp. B50 DNA window ACGAAGCGCATCGGGTTCGAGGACGGCCAAGGTGGCCATGGCGAGCCGGGGGCCCACACCGCTGACCGTCTGCAACAGGCCGAACAACTCGCGCGCCTCCGAGTCGACGAAGCCGTACAGCGTCATCGAATCCTCGCGGACGATCATCGCGGTGGCGAGTCTGGTCTGCTCGCCGCGCCGGAGCCCGGCGAGGGTCGCAGGTGTGGTGTTGATCCGATAGCCGATCCCACCCGCCTCGATCACCACGTGGTCGAGGGCTATGTCGAGTACCTCGCCGTGTACCGAGGCGATCACCGGCTACCTGCCTTCCGTGAGGCCGACTGTTCGCGCAGTCGCTCCTCGTAGCGTTTCTTCTGCTGGGCGGCCGCAGCTTCGGCGGCCGCGAGTCTGGCGATCAGCGGAGCTCGCCAACAGTGTGCGACGGCCAGCGCGAGCGCATCGGCGGCATCTGCGGGCTTCGGCGCGGAATCGAGCTTGAGGATGCGGGTGATCATCGTGGTCACCTGCTTCTTGTCGGCTGTGCCGCTGCCGGTGACCGCGGCCTTCACCTCGCTCGGCGTGTGGAACATGACCGGGATCGCGCGACGCGCCGCGGCCAGGGCCACGACGCCACCGGCCTGCGCGGTGCCCATCGCGCTACGCACGTTGTGCTGGGAGAACACGCGCTCGATCGCAACGACGTCGGGCTTGTAGCGGTCCATCCACTCCTCGACCGAATCGGACACCTTGAGCAGCCGATGTTCCAGGTCGAGGTCGGGCGACGTGCGGATGACACCGACGGCGACGGGAATGACGTCGCGTCCGCGTCCGGTGTCGACCATCCCGAGGCCGCAGCGGGTCAGACCGGGGTCGACACCCATCACGCGCACCCGACTCACCTCTCGACACCCGAATACGGCCGGTTCCGACGCCTCTCGACGAATCCCGACCCGCTCCGCACGATTGCGAACGCCTGTTCGAGAGCATAGCGGCCGGGGCCGGGCGCCGGGAGACCGACACGCGACCCCGGCCGCTACGGACGAGTACGACGCGAGCGTCGTTCAGGCGTCGAGTTCTGCGAGCACGTCGTCGGAGATGTCGACGTTCGTGTAGACGTTCTGCACGTCGTCGCAATCCTCGAGCGCGTCGACCAGCTTCATGACCTTGCGCGCGCCCTCGGCGTCGACGGGCACCTCGACCGAGGCCCGGAAATCCGGATCGGCCGAGTCGTAGTCGATGCCGGCATCGACGAGTGCAGTGCGCACGGCGATCAGGTCGCTCGCCTCGGAAACGATCTCGAAGGAGTCGCCGAGATCGTTGATCTCCTCGGCGCCCGCTTCGAGAACGACCTCGAGGATCTCGTCCTCGGAGCGGTCGTTCTTCTCGAGCACCACCACGCCCTTGCGGGTGAACAGGTAGGCGACCGAGCCCGGGTCGGCCATGTTCCCGCCGTTACGGGTCATTGCCGTGCGGACCTCGCCGGCGGCGCGGTTGCGGTTGTCTGTCAAGCACTCGATGAGCAGCGCGACACCGTTGGGGCCGTAACCCTCGTAGGTGATGGTCTGCCAGTCGGCACCGCCGGCTTCCTCACCGCCGCCACGCTTGCGCGCACGCTCGATGTTGTCGTTCGGAACCGAGCTCTTCTTCGCCTTCTGGATGGCGTCGAACAGGGTCGGGTTACCCGCCGGGTCGCCACCGCCGGTCCGGGCCGCCACCTCGATGTTCTTGATGAGCTTCGCGAACATCTTGCCGCGCTTGGCGTCGATGACCGCCTTCTTGTGCTTGGTGGTGGCCCATTTGGAGTGGCCGCTCATTCGCTTCGAGCCCCTTCCGGCGAAGTGTGGTCGGCGTCAACCGACAGGTCGGAGCGTCGATTCTACCCGCCCCGGCTGTGGGATACCGCACGGCCGCTGGGTCGTCGAGCGCACGGTCTCCACGAACAGCCGGTGCACCCGATGGTCACCGGTGATCTCGGGATGGAAGGACGTCGCGATCACGGCGCCCTGACGTACCGCCACGACCCGTCCCATCGCCGGTCCGTCCGGCACCGTGGCGAGGACCTCGACGCCGGAACCGACCTCCTCCACCCAGGGCGCGCGGATGAACACCGCGCGCACCGGACCGTCGTCGAGACCCGTCATGGGCAGGTTGGTCTCGAACGAGGCCACCTGGCGGCCGAACGCGTTGCGGCGCACCACGATGTCGAGTGCGTCGAGGTGCTCGGCATCGTCGGTGGTGTCGAGCACGCGGGAGGCGAGCAGGATCATGCCGGCGCACGAACCGTAGGCGGGCAGCCCGGCTTTCAACCGGGCCCGCAGCGGCTCGAGCAGGTCGAACACGCGCAGCAGACGGCTGACAGTAGTGGATTCACCACCCGGAAGGACGAGGCCGTCGATCTCGTCGAGTTCGCGCTCGCGACGCACCGCGATCGTCCGCGCTCCCGCAGCCTCGAGGGCGCTGCGGTGTTCACGTACGTCGCCCTGCAGTGCCAGGACGCCGATCGTGGGGGAAGAAGTGGTCACCGTTGCCTGCCTGTCCGTTCGGGGTCGCCGGTGTGCAACGTCGGAACGCCGGACCCACGACGGATCCGAACGGCGCCCCGTCGGGACGTCCCGTTCAGGAATCGCGCAGGTACCGCGTGAGTCCTTCCTGCACCACCGCCGCGACCATGTTGCCGTTGCGATCGAAGATCCGCCCCTGGGTCAGTGCCCGTCCCAGCCCGGCGGAGGGTGACGTCTGGTCGTAGAGCAGCCAGTCGTCGGCGCGGAACGGCCGCAGGAACCACATCGCGTGGTCCAGCGACGCGCCCTGCGTCCGTTCGTCGTCGTGACCGACACTCGCCGAGCCGAGCAACGTCATGTCGCTCATGTACGCGAGGGTGCACACGTGGAAGACCGGGTCGTCGGGAAGGATCTCGCGGGACTTGAACCACACCTGCTGCTGCGCGGCCATCCTGCTCGACGAATCCATCCGGTCGCGGGGAACGAACCGGAAGTCCCACTCGGCCCACTCCTTCTTGGCCCACAGCAGGGTCGCGTCGTCGATCACGGTCTCCGGATCGGGCAGTTCCTCGGGAGCCGGCACCCGAGGCATCGTGTCCTGGTGTCCGATCCCCTCGTCGCGCACGTGGAACGACGCCGACATGGTGAAGATGGCCTTGCCGTCCTGGACGGCCGTCACACGCCGGGTGCAGAAGGAGCGGCCGTCGCGGATCCGGTCGACGAGGTAGACGATCTGCATCGTGGGATTGCCGGGGCGCAGAAAGTAGCCGTGCAGGGAATGCACCAGATAGTCGGGTTCGACGGTGCGTACCGCCGACACGAGTGCCTGCCCGGCGACCTGGCCACCGAACGTCCGCGGCAGCAGCGTCTCCGTCGCTATGCCCCGGAAGATGTCGTTCTCGATCTGTTCGAGCGCCAGGATCTGCTCGATCTTCGCCATGCGGTCTCCTTCTGTGCACTGTACGCAAGAAGGCTAGCTGCACAGACGTGTGCCGAACGCCACGTCCCCGGGAAGTCGTGGAGCGACCGGGATCGCCTTCGAGTACCGAATGTGACACCCTCGGGAAAACGGAGGGGGTGCGATGCAACACGTCATCGATGTGGTGCGCAGGAACAACGTGACCATCACGGGAAACCGATCGGGCCCGGTCGTCGTCCTCGCCCACGGTTTCGGCTGCGACCAGCATTTGTGGCGCCTGGTGATCCCGCGTCTCGAACCCGACTTCACCGTGGTGCGGTTCGACCATGTCGGTTCCGGCCGTTCCGATGCGACGGCCTGGGATCCCCGGCGTTATTCGCAGATGGACACCTACGCCGAGGACGTCGTCGACCTGTGCCGGGGTCTGGACCTCGGTCCGGTGGTCTTCGTCGGCCACTCGGTGAGCGCCTCGATCGGCGTCCTCGCCGCCGCTGCTGCCCCGGACGTCTTCGCCGGCCTCGTGCTCCTCGCGCCGTCCCCGTGTTTCATCGACGATCCCGCCACCGGTTACCGCGGCGGGTTCAGCGCAGCCGACATCGACGAGTTGCTCGAGTCCCTCGAGGCGAACTATCTGGGCTGGACCGAGTCGATGGCCCCGGTCATCATGGGCAATCCGGACCGGCCGGAGCTCGGTGACGAGCTCGCCGAGATCTTCTGCCGCACCGATCCCGCGGTGGCGCGGGTCTTCGCCCGGGTGACCTTCCTGTCCGACAACCGTGCCGACTTGGCGGCGGTGTCGGTGCCCACACTCGTCGCCCAGTGCGCGCACGATGCGATCGCTCCGCGCGCGGTCGGTACATTCGTTCACGAGCAGATCCCCGGGAGCGAGCTCATGACCCTGAACGCGACCGGCCACTGCCCACAGCTCAGCGCACCC harbors:
- the pdxT gene encoding pyridoxal 5'-phosphate synthase glutaminase subunit PdxT, with protein sequence MTTSSPTIGVLALQGDVREHRSALEAAGARTIAVRRERELDEIDGLVLPGGESTTVSRLLRVFDLLEPLRARLKAGLPAYGSCAGMILLASRVLDTTDDAEHLDALDIVVRRNAFGRQVASFETNLPMTGLDDGPVRAVFIRAPWVEEVGSGVEVLATVPDGPAMGRVVAVRQGAVIATSFHPEITGDHRVHRLFVETVRSTTQRPCGIPQPGRVESTLRPVG
- the ruvC gene encoding crossover junction endodeoxyribonuclease RuvC, whose product is MRVMGVDPGLTRCGLGMVDTGRGRDVIPVAVGVIRTSPDLDLEHRLLKVSDSVEEWMDRYKPDVVAIERVFSQHNVRSAMGTAQAGGVVALAAARRAIPVMFHTPSEVKAAVTGSGTADKKQVTTMITRILKLDSAPKPADAADALALAVAHCWRAPLIARLAAAEAAAAQQKKRYEERLREQSASRKAGSR
- the tesB gene encoding acyl-CoA thioesterase II; translation: MAKIEQILALEQIENDIFRGIATETLLPRTFGGQVAGQALVSAVRTVEPDYLVHSLHGYFLRPGNPTMQIVYLVDRIRDGRSFCTRRVTAVQDGKAIFTMSASFHVRDEGIGHQDTMPRVPAPEELPDPETVIDDATLLWAKKEWAEWDFRFVPRDRMDSSSRMAAQQQVWFKSREILPDDPVFHVCTLAYMSDMTLLGSASVGHDDERTQGASLDHAMWFLRPFRADDWLLYDQTSPSAGLGRALTQGRIFDRNGNMVAAVVQEGLTRYLRDS
- a CDS encoding YebC/PmpR family DNA-binding transcriptional regulator codes for the protein MSGHSKWATTKHKKAVIDAKRGKMFAKLIKNIEVAARTGGGDPAGNPTLFDAIQKAKKSSVPNDNIERARKRGGGEEAGGADWQTITYEGYGPNGVALLIECLTDNRNRAAGEVRTAMTRNGGNMADPGSVAYLFTRKGVVVLEKNDRSEDEILEVVLEAGAEEINDLGDSFEIVSEASDLIAVRTALVDAGIDYDSADPDFRASVEVPVDAEGARKVMKLVDALEDCDDVQNVYTNVDISDDVLAELDA
- a CDS encoding alpha/beta fold hydrolase codes for the protein MQHVIDVVRRNNVTITGNRSGPVVVLAHGFGCDQHLWRLVIPRLEPDFTVVRFDHVGSGRSDATAWDPRRYSQMDTYAEDVVDLCRGLDLGPVVFVGHSVSASIGVLAAAAAPDVFAGLVLLAPSPCFIDDPATGYRGGFSAADIDELLESLEANYLGWTESMAPVIMGNPDRPELGDELAEIFCRTDPAVARVFARVTFLSDNRADLAAVSVPTLVAQCAHDAIAPRAVGTFVHEQIPGSELMTLNATGHCPQLSAPEETAAVIAAFARRSG